Proteins from one Phyllobacterium zundukense genomic window:
- a CDS encoding SCO family protein, with amino-acid sequence MNFRFLRYALWALIAILCGFLVFTYVNARNGGNTQAVQLGVPFNLVDQNNAPITAAAFKGHPTALFFGFTHCPEVCPTTLFEMAGWLKTLGDEGKDLRVFFISVDPERDTPDVMKGYTSAFTDRITGITGNPQEVEKLLKGWKIYAKKVPTENGDYTMDHTASVMLLDRDGRLKSTIDYKESPDVALKKLRLLIAG; translated from the coding sequence ATGAATTTCCGCTTCTTGCGCTATGCACTATGGGCGCTGATCGCCATTTTGTGCGGTTTTCTTGTCTTCACCTATGTCAACGCGCGCAATGGCGGTAATACCCAAGCGGTCCAGCTCGGCGTTCCGTTCAATCTCGTTGACCAGAACAACGCTCCGATTACCGCCGCGGCCTTCAAGGGCCATCCAACTGCGCTGTTCTTCGGGTTCACCCATTGCCCCGAAGTCTGCCCGACGACGCTCTTCGAAATGGCCGGATGGCTGAAGACGCTTGGCGATGAAGGCAAAGACCTGCGCGTCTTCTTCATCTCCGTCGATCCGGAGCGCGACACCCCGGACGTCATGAAGGGCTATACATCGGCCTTCACGGACCGGATTACCGGCATCACCGGCAATCCGCAGGAAGTCGAGAAGCTCCTCAAGGGCTGGAAGATTTATGCGAAGAAGGTGCCAACCGAAAACGGTGATTACACCATGGACCATACGGCATCAGTCATGCTGCTTGATCGCGACGGGCGGCTAAAAAGCACGATCGACTACAAGGAAAGCCCAGACGTTGCGTTGAAAAAGCTTCGGCTGCTGATCGCCGGATAA
- a CDS encoding sulfate ABC transporter substrate-binding protein, whose product MKRSRFSLALAAVLLTATVAIQPMSAAHADTTLLNVSYDPTRELYKDFNAAFAAKWKADTGETVTIQASHGGSGAQARSVIDGLDADVVTLALESDVNAIVKAKKINPDWIKKFPHNSAPYTSTIVFLVRKGNPKAIKDWGDLVKDGVEVITPNPKTSGGARWNYLAAWAWANAQYGGDEAKIKEYIGNLFQHVPVLDSGARGATNTFAQRELGDVLLAWENEAYLASAEFGDDKFDIVVPPSSILAQPSVAVVDANVDAKGTRKVAEAYLGYLYSKEGQEIAAKHFYRPSEPGLVAPELIKKLPELKLVTIDDPIFGGWAKAQPYHFGDGGTFDQIYKPKQ is encoded by the coding sequence ATGAAACGTTCCCGATTTTCCCTAGCACTGGCGGCTGTGTTGCTCACGGCGACGGTCGCCATTCAGCCGATGTCTGCTGCCCACGCGGACACCACCCTTTTAAACGTGTCTTACGATCCGACACGCGAGCTTTACAAGGACTTCAATGCGGCGTTCGCCGCCAAGTGGAAAGCCGACACGGGCGAGACAGTGACGATCCAGGCATCTCACGGCGGCTCAGGTGCGCAGGCGCGTTCCGTCATTGACGGGCTGGACGCCGATGTTGTGACGCTAGCGCTTGAAAGCGATGTGAATGCCATCGTCAAAGCCAAGAAAATCAATCCTGACTGGATCAAGAAATTCCCGCACAACTCTGCGCCGTATACGTCAACGATAGTTTTTCTCGTGCGCAAGGGCAATCCGAAGGCCATCAAGGATTGGGGGGACCTCGTCAAAGATGGCGTGGAGGTGATCACGCCTAATCCTAAAACGTCCGGTGGCGCCCGCTGGAATTACCTTGCGGCCTGGGCATGGGCCAACGCGCAGTACGGCGGCGATGAAGCCAAGATCAAGGAGTATATTGGAAATCTGTTCCAGCATGTTCCCGTGCTCGATTCCGGTGCACGCGGCGCGACCAATACATTCGCCCAGCGCGAACTCGGTGACGTATTGCTTGCCTGGGAAAATGAGGCGTACCTGGCATCAGCGGAATTCGGCGATGACAAATTTGATATCGTCGTTCCACCCAGCTCGATTCTCGCTCAACCGTCTGTTGCCGTGGTCGATGCGAATGTCGATGCAAAAGGTACTCGCAAGGTAGCTGAAGCCTATCTTGGATATCTGTATTCCAAGGAGGGCCAGGAGATTGCAGCCAAGCACTTTTATCGTCCCTCCGAGCCTGGACTGGTAGCGCCAGAACTAATCAAAAAATTACCGGAGTTGAAACTGGTTACGATCGATGATCCAATCTTCGGCGGATGGGCAAAGGCACAGCCCTATCACTTCGGAGATGGCGGAACCTTTGACCAGATTTACAAGCCGAAACAGTAA
- the cysT gene encoding sulfate ABC transporter permease subunit CysT, with translation MTSNLAKAGWRFKQPSVIPGFGMALGFTLAYLALIVLIPLTGLVLRSASLGLPGFWHVATDPRTVNALKISFGTSLIAAVINVIFGIIVAWVLVRYRFPGRRIVDAIVDLPFALPTAVAGIALTALYSKNGWIGRWLDLIGIKVAFTPIGITIALIFIGLPFVVRTVQPVMEEIRKEVEEAAATLGANRFQTITRVLLPGLQPAILTGFALAFARAVGEYGSVIFIAGNLPYVSEIAPLLIVIRLEEFDYAGATAIATIMLLISFFMLFVINLIQAWSRRRYGYGA, from the coding sequence ATGACATCCAACCTTGCGAAAGCGGGTTGGCGGTTTAAGCAGCCGAGCGTTATTCCGGGATTTGGAATGGCGCTCGGTTTCACTCTTGCCTACCTCGCACTCATTGTTCTTATTCCTTTAACAGGCCTTGTCTTGCGCTCGGCTTCATTGGGCCTTCCCGGATTTTGGCATGTAGCGACTGATCCACGAACCGTAAATGCGCTGAAAATCAGCTTTGGCACATCCCTTATTGCTGCTGTGATCAACGTCATCTTCGGTATCATCGTTGCGTGGGTACTGGTGCGCTACCGGTTTCCAGGCCGCAGAATTGTCGATGCCATCGTCGATCTACCGTTTGCGTTGCCGACGGCTGTTGCTGGCATTGCGCTGACGGCGCTTTATTCGAAAAACGGCTGGATCGGCCGCTGGCTCGATTTGATCGGGATCAAGGTTGCTTTCACGCCGATCGGCATAACGATCGCCCTGATCTTTATCGGTCTGCCCTTCGTGGTTCGGACTGTTCAGCCAGTGATGGAGGAAATCCGCAAGGAAGTCGAAGAAGCTGCAGCGACACTCGGCGCCAACCGCTTCCAGACCATTACACGGGTACTCTTGCCGGGCTTGCAGCCGGCCATCCTGACCGGATTTGCGCTGGCATTTGCGAGGGCGGTGGGTGAGTACGGTTCTGTGATCTTTATCGCCGGAAACCTTCCCTATGTCTCAGAAATTGCGCCGCTTTTGATTGTGATCCGACTAGAGGAATTTGATTATGCGGGTGCGACCGCGATTGCTACGATCATGCTGTTGATCTCATTTTTCATGCTTTTCGTCATCAATCTCATTCAGGCATGGAGCCGGAGGAGGTATGGTTATGGCGCTTGA
- the cysW gene encoding sulfate ABC transporter permease subunit CysW, with product MVMALESGSVTDPTATARHATTERRTARFVLTGIALAFLALFLVLPLVSVFVEAFRKGPTEYLAAFSEPDAQAAVRLTLLVASIAVPLNVVFGVVAAWAIAKFEFKGKAFLTTLIDLPFSVSPVISGLVYVLLFSSQSALGPWLKSHGIEILFAVPGIVLATMFVTFPFVARELIPLMQEQGTTDEEAALSLGANGWQTFWHVTLPNIKWGLLYGVLLCNARAMGEFGAVSVVSGHIRGLTNTMPLHVEILYNEYNFVAAFAVASLLALLALVTLVLKTLLELRYGAELRAVGGH from the coding sequence ATGGTTATGGCGCTTGAATCTGGCTCCGTCACAGACCCGACAGCTACAGCTCGGCACGCGACCACCGAGCGGCGTACGGCACGCTTCGTTTTGACAGGTATCGCGTTGGCCTTTCTTGCGCTGTTTCTTGTGCTCCCGCTCGTATCGGTTTTTGTCGAAGCTTTTCGCAAGGGACCCACTGAATATTTGGCTGCATTTTCAGAACCTGATGCTCAGGCAGCCGTTCGTCTGACACTGCTGGTCGCTTCCATCGCGGTACCGCTAAACGTTGTTTTCGGCGTTGTCGCGGCGTGGGCGATCGCCAAGTTCGAATTCAAGGGCAAGGCCTTCCTGACCACATTGATCGATCTGCCGTTTTCGGTATCGCCGGTCATTTCCGGCCTCGTATATGTATTGTTGTTCAGTTCACAATCCGCACTAGGCCCGTGGTTAAAATCACATGGCATCGAGATCCTTTTTGCGGTGCCCGGAATCGTGCTGGCGACCATGTTCGTCACCTTTCCATTTGTCGCGAGGGAATTGATCCCACTGATGCAGGAGCAAGGTACGACCGATGAAGAAGCCGCCTTGTCGCTCGGAGCCAATGGCTGGCAGACGTTCTGGCACGTCACGCTCCCAAACATCAAATGGGGCTTGCTCTATGGCGTACTTTTATGCAACGCCCGGGCCATGGGAGAATTTGGCGCAGTATCTGTCGTTTCAGGACATATCAGGGGCCTCACCAACACGATGCCGCTGCATGTCGAAATTCTTTACAATGAATATAATTTTGTCGCTGCTTTCGCAGTGGCTTCGCTCCTGGCGCTTCTTGCGCTGGTAACACTCGTTCTCAAGACTCTTCTGGAGCTGAGATACGGCGCGGAGCTACGTGCGGTTGGCGGACACTAA
- a CDS encoding sulfate/molybdate ABC transporter ATP-binding protein: MDVRVSGVRKEFDRFPALHDVSLDINSGELIALLGPSGSGKTTLLRLIAGLETPTEGKVFFGDEDASLKSVQERNVGFVFQHYALFRHMTVIDNVSFGLKVRPGSSRPSKDEIRRRSSELLDFVQLSGLEKRYPAQLSGGQRQRVALARAMAIEPRVLLLDEPFGALDAKVRKELRRWLREIHDKTKHTTVFVTHDQDEALELADRVVVMSQGRIEQIGTPDEVYDRPNSPFVYSFIGESSSIGVQIKNGELWLDGEALSISSDRPDGEGLLYFRPHDVDLIEDSNGGIAGTVVASRRVGATRRIELRIAGVTDHVEIEIPADHPATETSRIAFRPKHWRVFPKS; encoded by the coding sequence ATGGATGTTCGTGTAAGTGGTGTGCGCAAGGAATTCGATCGGTTTCCAGCGCTGCACGACGTTTCACTTGATATCAATTCTGGCGAACTCATTGCGCTGCTCGGTCCGTCCGGATCCGGCAAGACCACACTGTTGCGCCTGATTGCAGGGCTTGAAACTCCCACCGAGGGTAAGGTTTTCTTTGGCGACGAGGATGCTTCGCTGAAGTCCGTACAGGAGCGGAACGTCGGTTTCGTCTTTCAACACTATGCCCTGTTCCGCCATATGACAGTGATTGACAATGTCAGCTTCGGCTTGAAGGTACGTCCTGGCTCAAGCCGGCCAAGCAAGGACGAAATTCGTCGACGCTCGTCGGAACTTCTGGATTTCGTGCAGCTTTCCGGCCTTGAAAAACGCTATCCGGCGCAGCTCTCAGGCGGCCAGCGTCAACGCGTCGCGCTCGCCCGGGCCATGGCTATCGAACCGCGTGTGTTGTTGCTGGACGAACCCTTTGGCGCGCTTGACGCGAAGGTCCGCAAAGAACTTCGCCGCTGGTTGCGCGAAATTCACGACAAGACAAAGCATACGACTGTTTTCGTGACGCATGATCAGGACGAGGCGCTGGAATTGGCTGACCGCGTTGTGGTCATGAGCCAAGGCAGGATAGAGCAGATCGGTACCCCGGATGAGGTCTATGACCGGCCGAATTCACCGTTTGTCTACAGCTTCATCGGTGAGTCGAGTTCCATCGGCGTTCAGATCAAGAACGGCGAATTATGGCTTGATGGCGAAGCGTTGAGTATCTCGAGCGATCGACCTGACGGTGAAGGACTGCTGTATTTCAGACCGCACGATGTCGACCTTATTGAGGACTCCAACGGAGGCATCGCCGGTACAGTCGTTGCGAGCCGCCGTGTGGGTGCTACGCGACGCATCGAGCTGCGAATAGCTGGTGTAACCGATCATGTGGAGATCGAAATTCCAGCGGACCACCCGGCAACGGAAACAAGCCGCATCGCTTTTCGCCCCAAACATTGGCGCGTGTTCCCAAAGAGCTGA